The following are encoded in a window of Rhodomicrobium lacus genomic DNA:
- a CDS encoding rhomboid family intramembrane serine protease, protein MFVPLWDMNQLKRVKFQYVTVGLIILNCLVYFVFETHLLLSSPASFVDALALKPRDVETVSAFIDHIPDQFRLVTYMFLHGSVFHLLGNMIFLFVFGDNVEDALGHVRFSAFYVVCGVAAGIVHSLVTTTPDIPLIGASGAIAGVIGAYLMLHPNIRVWVLFQNPVIPFLPLRFSAGAVIGVWIVYQIVSALYLTNHGTAWWAHIGGFFAGALLIVVLKRRGVPLFDSATGV, encoded by the coding sequence ATGTTTGTGCCGCTCTGGGACATGAACCAGCTTAAGAGGGTTAAATTCCAGTATGTGACCGTCGGCTTGATTATCTTGAATTGCCTCGTCTATTTCGTCTTCGAAACGCACCTCTTGCTCTCGTCTCCCGCGAGCTTCGTCGATGCGCTCGCGCTCAAGCCGCGCGATGTGGAAACGGTGAGCGCCTTCATCGACCATATCCCCGACCAGTTCCGGCTTGTGACCTACATGTTTCTCCACGGGAGCGTCTTTCACCTTCTCGGCAACATGATCTTTCTCTTCGTCTTCGGCGATAACGTCGAGGACGCGCTGGGGCATGTGCGCTTCTCCGCGTTCTACGTCGTTTGCGGAGTCGCGGCGGGAATCGTTCACAGTCTCGTCACGACGACGCCGGACATCCCGCTGATCGGTGCGAGCGGCGCGATCGCCGGCGTCATCGGCGCCTATCTGATGCTGCATCCGAACATCAGGGTCTGGGTTCTTTTCCAGAACCCCGTCATCCCGTTCCTGCCGCTTCGCTTCTCCGCTGGCGCCGTCATCGGGGTTTGGATCGTCTACCAGATCGTTTCCGCTCTTTATCTCACCAATCACGGAACGGCCTGGTGGGCACATATCGGAGGGTTCTTTGCCGGCGCGCTGCTGATCGTCGTCCTGAAGCGGCGCGGGGTCCCTCTGTTCGATTCGGCAACGGGAGTGTAG
- the carA gene encoding glutamine-hydrolyzing carbamoyl-phosphate synthase small subunit yields MSLIDPAGSTAWAERPYTAAIVLANGTVIQGYGVGAEGEAEGEVCFNTAISGYQEILTDPSYAGQIITFTFPHIGNVGTNPDDIETTNLAASSGVRGCVLQAGITTPSNYRARQSLDHWLRARGIVGISGVDTRALTILIRESGMPNAVIAHHPDGVFDFDALKARARACPSMEGAELARAVTTTQSYPWTEQRWAWDEGFAEQQNPQFHVVAVDYGIKRNILRCLASAGCRVTVLPAYATAHEILDRNPDGVFLSNGPGDPAATGEYAIPVIREVVGAGVPVFGICLGHQLLGLALGARTIKMPHGHHGSNHPVMDYTTGKVEITSMNHGFAVDRASLPSDVEETHVSLFDGSNCGIRLRGRPVFSVQYHPEASPGPQDSHYLFKRFVDLMRAHAASQPPVNAREG; encoded by the coding sequence ATGTCTCTTATCGACCCCGCCGGCAGCACTGCATGGGCGGAACGCCCCTACACAGCCGCCATCGTCCTGGCCAACGGAACGGTCATTCAGGGATATGGCGTCGGAGCGGAGGGGGAGGCAGAAGGCGAGGTCTGCTTCAATACCGCCATTTCCGGTTATCAGGAAATTCTCACCGACCCGTCCTACGCGGGTCAGATCATTACCTTCACCTTCCCGCATATCGGCAATGTCGGCACCAATCCGGACGACATCGAGACGACGAACCTTGCTGCGTCATCGGGCGTGCGCGGCTGCGTCCTTCAGGCCGGGATCACCACGCCGTCGAATTATCGCGCGCGGCAGAGCCTCGACCACTGGCTTCGCGCGCGCGGCATCGTCGGCATCTCGGGCGTCGACACGCGCGCGCTCACCATTCTGATCCGCGAGTCCGGCATGCCGAACGCGGTCATCGCCCATCATCCCGACGGTGTTTTCGATTTCGATGCTCTGAAAGCAAGGGCGCGTGCCTGCCCCTCCATGGAAGGTGCGGAACTCGCCCGCGCCGTCACCACAACGCAAAGCTACCCGTGGACCGAACAGCGTTGGGCCTGGGACGAGGGCTTCGCCGAACAACAGAACCCGCAATTTCACGTCGTCGCGGTCGACTACGGGATCAAGCGCAACATCCTGCGCTGCCTCGCGTCCGCCGGTTGCCGTGTCACCGTTTTGCCCGCCTATGCGACGGCGCACGAAATCCTGGATCGCAACCCCGACGGGGTCTTCCTGTCGAACGGCCCCGGCGATCCGGCGGCGACGGGCGAATATGCCATTCCGGTCATCCGCGAGGTGGTGGGTGCAGGGGTGCCGGTCTTTGGCATCTGCCTCGGCCATCAGTTGCTCGGTCTCGCGCTCGGCGCCCGCACCATAAAGATGCCGCATGGCCATCACGGCTCGAACCATCCCGTCATGGATTACACAACCGGCAAGGTTGAGATCACCTCAATGAACCACGGTTTCGCGGTCGACCGCGCGAGCCTGCCGTCCGATGTCGAGGAAACGCACGTCTCATTGTTCGACGGAAGCAATTGCGGCATCCGCCTTCGCGGGCGCCCTGTTTTTTCCGTTCAATACCACCCCGAAGCGTCGCCGGGGCCACAGGATAGCCACTACCTTTTCAAGCGTTTTGTCGATCTGATGCGAGCGCATGCGGCTTCGCAACCCCCGGTGAACGCACGCGAGGGTTGA
- the ybaK gene encoding Cys-tRNA(Pro) deacylase — protein sequence MSKSTRATKMLEKAGIAFTVHIYDYDPDADRIGMQAAEALGEAPGRVLKTLMALVDDKPVLVIVPSDREVSMKKLAAAFGGKSAHMMKPADAERISGYKIGGISPFGQMKKLPAAIEEQAMTHDLVFINGGQRGLQVRLAPRDAARALNAIVAALVA from the coding sequence ATGTCGAAATCCACGCGCGCGACGAAGATGCTTGAGAAGGCCGGGATCGCCTTCACGGTGCACATTTACGACTACGATCCCGACGCCGACCGGATCGGCATGCAGGCGGCGGAGGCTCTCGGCGAAGCGCCCGGACGCGTGCTCAAGACGCTGATGGCGCTCGTCGACGACAAGCCGGTTCTCGTTATCGTCCCGTCGGACCGCGAGGTGTCGATGAAGAAGCTTGCGGCGGCGTTCGGCGGGAAGTCTGCGCACATGATGAAGCCGGCGGATGCGGAACGAATTTCTGGCTACAAGATCGGCGGCATCAGTCCGTTCGGTCAGATGAAGAAGCTTCCCGCCGCCATCGAAGAACAGGCGATGACGCACGATCTTGTCTTCATCAACGGCGGCCAGCGCGGATTGCAGGTGCGGCTTGCCCCGCGCGACGCAGCCAGGGCGCTGAATGCAATCGTCGCGGCGCTCGTGGCTTGA
- a CDS encoding 3-hydroxybutyryl-CoA dehydrogenase produces MSHTATTASRGNPFVNHAKGREPVAIKTVGIIGAGQMGNGIAHVVALAGYNVLLHDISKERVEAALATINGNLSRQVHRGKITEQCRDGALSRIVYAPAVDAFHEADLVIEAATEDEDVKRKILIALCPQLKPHTLIGSNTSSISITRLAAVTDRPEQFIGLHFMNPVPVMELVEMIRGIATDESTFHTARHFVETLNKTVTVAEDFPAFIVNRILLPMVNEAVYTLYEGVGSVEAIDLAMRLGARHPMGPLQLADFIGLDTCLSVMQVLYEGLADTKYRPCPLLVKYVEAGWLGRKTQRGFYDYRGEVPVPTR; encoded by the coding sequence ATGTCCCACACTGCAACGACTGCCTCTCGTGGAAATCCGTTCGTGAACCACGCGAAGGGGCGCGAGCCTGTCGCCATCAAGACGGTAGGTATTATCGGCGCGGGACAGATGGGCAACGGTATCGCCCATGTCGTCGCTCTGGCCGGTTACAACGTGCTGCTGCACGACATCAGCAAGGAGCGCGTTGAAGCCGCGCTCGCCACCATCAACGGCAATCTGAGCCGTCAGGTTCATCGCGGCAAGATCACGGAGCAATGCCGCGATGGCGCGCTCTCGCGCATCGTTTACGCGCCCGCCGTCGATGCGTTCCACGAGGCCGATCTCGTGATCGAGGCGGCCACCGAGGATGAGGACGTCAAGCGCAAGATCCTCATCGCGCTCTGTCCGCAATTGAAGCCGCATACGCTCATCGGCAGCAACACCTCTTCCATCTCCATCACGCGCCTTGCGGCCGTTACCGACAGGCCGGAACAATTCATCGGGCTTCACTTCATGAACCCGGTGCCGGTGATGGAACTGGTGGAGATGATCCGCGGCATCGCCACGGACGAGTCGACGTTCCACACCGCGCGGCATTTCGTTGAAACGCTCAACAAGACCGTCACCGTCGCGGAGGATTTCCCGGCCTTCATCGTGAACCGCATCCTTCTGCCGATGGTCAATGAGGCGGTCTACACGCTTTACGAAGGGGTCGGCTCCGTCGAGGCCATCGACCTTGCCATGCGCCTCGGCGCGCGCCACCCGATGGGGCCGCTTCAGCTCGCCGATTTCATCGGCCTCGACACATGCCTTTCGGTGATGCAAGTGTTGTACGAAGGTTTGGCGGACACCAAATATCGGCCGTGCCCGCTGCTCGTAAAATACGTTGAAGCCGGGTGGCTCGGGCGCAAAACCCAGCGCGGATTTTACGATTATCGGGGCGAAGTCCCGGTTCCGACGCGATAA
- a CDS encoding glucose 1-dehydrogenase — protein MNTVSRTPLMLITGGSRGVGAATARLAAAKGYDVVITFVSNEAAARAVAADIEATGQRALAVRADSADPDQIAQLFSTIDREFGRIDVLVNNAGIIAQQSRLENLSFARMQRIFAVNAIGPMLCAQQAARRMSTRNNGRGGVVINISSASARLGSPNEYVDYAASKGALETFTTGFSKEVAREGIRVCCIRPGHIYTEMHASGGEPGRVDRVKDTIPMGRGGQPEEVARAILWLASEEASFITGTFLDVTGGK, from the coding sequence ATGAATACGGTTTCGCGGACGCCCCTGATGTTGATAACCGGAGGAAGCCGTGGCGTGGGTGCTGCGACAGCGCGGCTTGCCGCTGCCAAAGGCTATGATGTCGTCATCACTTTCGTCTCCAATGAAGCCGCAGCACGTGCGGTTGCAGCCGATATTGAGGCTACCGGCCAGCGGGCTTTGGCCGTGCGGGCGGACAGTGCCGATCCTGATCAGATTGCCCAGCTATTTTCGACGATCGACCGGGAGTTTGGCCGAATCGATGTGCTGGTGAACAACGCCGGGATCATTGCGCAGCAATCCCGGCTGGAGAACCTCAGCTTCGCGCGCATGCAACGCATATTCGCGGTCAACGCGATCGGCCCGATGCTCTGCGCCCAGCAGGCGGCCAGGCGAATGTCCACGCGCAACAACGGGCGAGGCGGCGTCGTGATCAATATCTCGTCGGCATCGGCGCGGCTCGGTAGTCCAAACGAATATGTCGATTACGCCGCCTCAAAGGGCGCTCTTGAAACATTCACGACTGGCTTTTCCAAGGAAGTGGCCCGGGAGGGAATACGCGTCTGCTGTATTCGCCCCGGCCACATCTATACCGAGATGCACGCCAGCGGCGGAGAGCCGGGACGGGTGGATCGGGTCAAGGACACAATCCCCATGGGAAGAGGCGGGCAGCCGGAAGAAGTCGCTCGAGCGATACTGTGGCTGGCGAGCGAGGAAGCCTCTTTCATCACCGGCACATTCCTGGACGTTACCGGCGGCAAATAA
- a CDS encoding electron transfer flavoprotein subunit alpha/FixB family protein, whose product MAVLLVAEHNNKALNGATAKALTAAKALGAPVHVLVAGAGVDAVAQKAAALEGVEKVLVADTPHLAAHLAEDLTALIVPLLANYDALVVVASTTGKNFAPRVAALLDVPQISEATAILSPTQFERPIYAGNAIQTVEVTAPKKVLTIRTTAFAAAPEGGSAAIEKIEAPAQSELSKFVSEDISQSARPDLTAAKVVVSGGRGLGSADNFKLIERIADKLGAAVGASRAAVDAGFIPGDFQVGQTGKVVAPELYIAVGISGAIQHLAGMKDSKVIVAINKDEEAPIFQVADYGLVGDLFQILPEIEAALDSRK is encoded by the coding sequence ATGGCCGTTCTTCTCGTCGCTGAACACAACAACAAGGCGCTGAACGGCGCGACCGCAAAGGCGCTGACCGCCGCGAAGGCGCTCGGCGCGCCCGTCCATGTACTTGTGGCGGGCGCCGGCGTCGATGCCGTTGCGCAGAAAGCCGCCGCGCTCGAAGGCGTTGAAAAGGTGCTTGTCGCCGACACGCCTCACCTCGCCGCGCATCTCGCCGAAGATCTGACGGCGCTCATCGTGCCGCTGCTGGCGAATTACGATGCCCTCGTCGTGGTGGCGTCCACCACCGGCAAGAACTTCGCGCCGCGTGTCGCCGCGCTGCTGGACGTGCCGCAGATCTCGGAGGCGACCGCGATCTTGTCGCCGACGCAGTTCGAGCGGCCGATCTATGCCGGCAACGCGATCCAGACCGTCGAAGTCACCGCGCCGAAGAAGGTGCTGACGATCCGCACGACGGCGTTTGCCGCCGCGCCCGAGGGCGGTTCCGCCGCCATCGAGAAGATCGAGGCGCCCGCGCAGAGCGAGCTTTCGAAGTTCGTGAGCGAGGACATCTCTCAGTCCGCGCGCCCCGACCTTACTGCCGCAAAGGTCGTGGTCTCAGGTGGCCGCGGCCTTGGGTCCGCCGACAATTTCAAGCTTATCGAGCGGATCGCCGACAAGCTGGGCGCCGCCGTCGGCGCAAGCCGCGCGGCCGTGGACGCAGGTTTCATCCCGGGCGACTTTCAGGTCGGCCAGACCGGCAAGGTCGTCGCCCCGGAACTTTATATCGCCGTCGGTATTTCGGGAGCGATCCAGCATCTGGCTGGCATGAAGGATTCCAAAGTGATCGTCGCCATCAACAAGGACGAGGAAGCGCCTATCTTTCAGGTTGCGGACTACGGCCTTGTAGGCGATCTCTTCCAGATCCTGCCCGAGATCGAAGCGGCACTCGACAGCCGTAAATAA
- a CDS encoding MFS transporter: MSHSSRWTNQRRSLVGASLTHALHDGYTDALYAFMPVWQAQFGLSYAALAVIRALYYATMGGLQLPADRLLRSWSPRAALILSTAIAATGLMIMALPLGLAGLCVGLVVAGIGSSIQHPRASLLVSDSYGGAARRPLGIYNFAGDLGKAVLPALVAVLLTVMAWRPVLGLMAMLGIGLIFTLVRVVPPVSAATESKRQATISRQRGGFHILTVIGGFDTATRMGYLLFLPFLVQGQGGGLPTVGVALALLFIGGAFGKAVFGGLGERLGVVRTVMMAEATTASLIVATLFTPLPLTLILLPLLGVVLNGTSSVLYGTVPELSDGDTGRAFAIFYTSVIGSGGLAPILYGAIADYSSRTVGLLAAAATAILIIPLVLALGPHLKRPTAKATTVA; the protein is encoded by the coding sequence ATGAGCCATAGCAGTCGATGGACCAATCAAAGGCGCAGCCTTGTTGGCGCCAGTCTAACCCACGCCCTGCATGATGGTTACACGGACGCCCTCTATGCTTTCATGCCGGTATGGCAAGCTCAGTTCGGGCTTTCCTACGCAGCGCTTGCCGTTATACGCGCCCTCTATTATGCGACCATGGGCGGCCTCCAGCTCCCTGCCGATCGGCTTCTTCGCAGCTGGTCGCCGCGCGCCGCGCTGATCCTTTCGACAGCTATCGCGGCAACCGGCCTGATGATCATGGCTCTGCCATTGGGGCTGGCGGGGCTCTGTGTCGGACTCGTCGTGGCCGGCATTGGATCGAGCATCCAGCATCCGCGCGCCTCCCTGCTTGTCTCCGACAGCTATGGGGGCGCTGCGCGACGTCCTCTCGGCATCTACAATTTCGCGGGCGATCTCGGAAAGGCCGTGCTGCCAGCGCTTGTCGCGGTATTGCTGACGGTTATGGCCTGGCGACCTGTGCTTGGCCTGATGGCAATGCTCGGAATCGGTTTGATCTTCACTCTGGTTCGAGTGGTGCCTCCCGTTTCCGCCGCCACGGAAAGCAAGAGACAGGCAACGATCAGCCGTCAACGCGGCGGCTTTCATATTCTGACGGTGATCGGCGGCTTCGATACCGCCACCCGCATGGGGTATCTGCTGTTTCTTCCCTTTCTCGTGCAGGGACAGGGGGGCGGCTTGCCAACCGTCGGTGTCGCACTCGCCCTGCTTTTTATTGGCGGGGCGTTCGGAAAAGCGGTTTTCGGCGGCCTTGGCGAACGGCTTGGCGTTGTCAGGACCGTGATGATGGCTGAGGCGACAACAGCCTCGCTGATCGTAGCGACGCTGTTCACGCCGCTGCCCCTGACGCTCATCCTGCTGCCTCTGCTCGGAGTTGTGCTCAATGGCACATCGTCGGTGCTCTACGGCACCGTGCCTGAACTGTCGGACGGCGATACAGGTCGGGCTTTTGCGATCTTTTACACGAGCGTTATCGGCTCTGGCGGTCTCGCGCCGATCCTTTATGGCGCAATCGCCGATTACAGCAGTCGGACGGTCGGGCTGCTCGCCGCGGCGGCAACCGCCATTCTGATCATTCCGCTTGTCCTGGCGTTAGGCCCTCACCTGAAACGCCCCACAGCCAAGGCCACAACGGTCGCATAA
- a CDS encoding acyloxyacyl hydrolase yields MGGHTFSIGRMLAASAVICAGLSAPAAALEAFTEANHPFWAIDEVRAGVFKQAIDDAPGEGGPAINLEVLSGRIPGAYENSVLNIFLTPRLHIGGTYAFDKTSQIYWGATWDVKLTDRVFFETSFGGAAHDGPLSSKTEASYGCDVNFRESASLGIALSADWKIMATIDHMSNAGLCDTNRGLTNAGVRLGYKF; encoded by the coding sequence ATGGGCGGGCACACATTCAGCATCGGGCGCATGCTCGCAGCATCGGCTGTGATATGTGCGGGGTTGTCGGCACCGGCAGCCGCCCTTGAAGCTTTCACGGAAGCCAATCATCCGTTCTGGGCAATCGATGAAGTGCGCGCAGGCGTCTTCAAGCAAGCGATCGACGATGCGCCCGGCGAAGGCGGCCCCGCCATCAATCTTGAGGTTCTGAGCGGCCGGATCCCGGGAGCTTACGAGAACAGCGTCCTGAATATCTTCCTGACGCCCCGCCTCCACATCGGCGGCACATATGCTTTCGACAAGACCAGTCAGATTTACTGGGGTGCCACCTGGGACGTGAAGCTGACGGATCGCGTGTTTTTCGAAACGTCCTTCGGCGGCGCGGCGCATGACGGCCCGCTCAGCTCGAAGACCGAAGCATCTTACGGATGCGACGTGAACTTCCGCGAATCGGCGTCGCTTGGCATCGCGCTGTCTGCGGACTGGAAGATCATGGCCACCATCGATCACATGTCGAACGCTGGCCTTTGCGACACCAATCGCGGCCTTACAAATGCTGGTGTGCGTCTAGGCTACAAGTTCTAA
- a CDS encoding cob(I)yrinic acid a,c-diamide adenosyltransferase, with the protein MTGISTKTGDGGKTTLANGVRLSKSHIRIEAYGTVDETNAAIGVARFKLPADQTAVAEMLERIQNDLFDIGADLEAADAAAPQRLKAEQVARLEHEIEALSAELPPLNAFILPGGTEGAAALHLARSICRRAERRIVELKDVQGEPVSDAILAYMNRLSDHLFVASRFVNGKGANDFLWKQHSAS; encoded by the coding sequence ATGACGGGCATTTCGACGAAAACAGGCGATGGCGGGAAGACCACTCTTGCAAATGGCGTCCGCCTCTCGAAATCGCATATCCGCATCGAAGCCTATGGCACCGTCGACGAGACGAACGCGGCGATCGGCGTGGCGCGCTTCAAGCTGCCGGCTGATCAGACCGCCGTCGCGGAGATGCTTGAACGCATCCAGAACGATCTCTTCGACATCGGCGCGGATCTGGAAGCTGCCGACGCCGCCGCGCCCCAAAGACTGAAGGCGGAGCAGGTCGCCCGCCTCGAACACGAAATCGAAGCTTTGTCCGCCGAATTGCCGCCGCTCAATGCTTTCATATTGCCGGGCGGAACCGAAGGCGCTGCCGCGCTGCATCTGGCGCGCAGCATCTGCCGCCGTGCGGAGCGCCGCATTGTCGAACTAAAGGACGTGCAGGGCGAACCGGTGAGCGACGCCATCCTCGCCTATATGAATCGGCTCTCGGATCATCTCTTCGTGGCCAGCCGTTTCGTGAACGGCAAAGGCGCAAACGACTTTCTATGGAAGCAACACTCCGCTTCCTGA
- a CDS encoding electron transfer flavoprotein subunit beta/FixA family protein has protein sequence MKIIVPVKRVVDYNVKIRVKPDGSGVDTINAKMSMNPFDEIAVEEAIRLKEAGHAEEVIAVSIGPAKAQETLRTALAMGADRAILYKTDLPVEPLAVAKILKSAADKEKPGLVILGKQAIDDDSNQTGQMLAALLNWPQATFAFKVTPQGETVEVVREVDGGLQTLALRLPAIVTVDLRINQPRYASLPNIMKAKKKPLEEIDAASLGIDIEPKLKVLKTAEPPTRKAGVKLKTAAELVDKLRTEAGVLQ, from the coding sequence ATGAAGATAATTGTCCCCGTCAAGCGGGTGGTTGACTACAATGTCAAGATCCGCGTGAAGCCCGATGGGAGCGGCGTCGACACCATCAACGCAAAGATGTCCATGAATCCCTTCGACGAAATCGCGGTGGAGGAAGCGATCCGTCTGAAGGAGGCAGGGCACGCCGAAGAAGTGATTGCCGTGTCTATCGGTCCCGCCAAGGCTCAGGAAACGCTTCGCACCGCCCTTGCCATGGGCGCGGATCGCGCGATCCTTTACAAGACAGACCTTCCGGTCGAGCCGCTCGCCGTCGCAAAAATTCTGAAATCCGCCGCCGACAAGGAAAAGCCGGGCCTCGTGATCCTCGGCAAGCAGGCCATCGACGACGATTCCAACCAGACCGGGCAGATGCTCGCCGCGCTTTTGAACTGGCCGCAGGCCACATTCGCATTCAAGGTGACCCCGCAGGGCGAAACTGTCGAAGTCGTCCGCGAAGTGGACGGCGGTCTTCAGACGCTCGCGCTGCGCCTTCCCGCCATTGTCACTGTCGATCTTCGCATCAATCAGCCGCGCTACGCATCGCTGCCCAACATCATGAAGGCGAAGAAAAAGCCGCTCGAAGAGATCGACGCCGCGTCTCTCGGCATCGACATCGAGCCCAAACTCAAAGTGCTCAAGACGGCTGAGCCGCCCACGCGCAAGGCTGGCGTCAAACTCAAGACTGCTGCCGAACTCGTGGACAAGCTGCGCACCGAAGCGGGAGTGTTGCAATAA
- the hemA gene encoding 5-aminolevulinate synthase: MDYQGKFGEALEALTAEGRYRVFADILRRRGDFPCAVHHTPEGTKPITVWCSNDYLGMGQHASVLAAMHEAIDTVGAGSGGTRNISGTTHYHVELERELASLHGKEAALLFTSGYVSNDATLSTLVKILKGAVIFSDEKNHNSMIEGIRHGGGPKRVWRHNDLEHLETLLQEYDNDTPKIIAFESVYSMDGDIAPINDICDLAEKYNAFTYIDEVHAVGMYGDHGAGVCERDNAMHRIDIIEATLAKGFGLMGGYIASTAKVIDAIRSYAPGFIFSTSLAPVICAGAIASVRHLKQSNVEREKHQLNAALLKERLALENLPVMHTPSHIVPVLVGDPVQCKQLTDQLLDRFGIYVQPINYPTVSRGTERIRLTPGPLHTEAQMEHLVKSLRTLWDEMGLRNGYDWCQLWRGRIAVAGQFELGVAAGG, from the coding sequence ATGGACTATCAGGGGAAGTTTGGCGAAGCTCTCGAAGCCTTGACCGCCGAGGGCCGATACCGTGTTTTTGCCGACATTCTAAGACGCCGTGGGGACTTCCCGTGTGCGGTCCATCATACTCCCGAAGGAACGAAGCCGATCACCGTCTGGTGCTCCAACGACTATCTCGGTATGGGGCAGCATGCGTCGGTGCTCGCCGCGATGCACGAAGCGATCGACACGGTCGGCGCGGGTTCTGGCGGCACACGCAACATCTCCGGCACAACGCATTATCACGTTGAACTTGAGCGCGAACTGGCAAGCCTCCATGGCAAGGAAGCGGCGCTGCTCTTCACCTCGGGTTACGTGTCGAACGACGCCACGCTGTCGACCCTCGTCAAGATCCTGAAGGGTGCGGTCATCTTTTCGGACGAGAAGAACCACAACTCGATGATCGAGGGCATTCGCCACGGTGGCGGCCCGAAGCGCGTCTGGCGTCATAACGATCTGGAGCATCTCGAAACACTGCTTCAGGAATATGACAACGACACACCGAAGATCATCGCCTTTGAATCCGTCTATTCGATGGACGGCGATATCGCTCCGATCAACGACATCTGCGATCTCGCAGAGAAGTACAACGCCTTCACCTATATCGATGAAGTCCATGCGGTCGGCATGTATGGCGACCACGGCGCGGGCGTCTGCGAGCGCGACAACGCGATGCACCGTATCGATATCATCGAAGCTACGCTTGCCAAGGGCTTCGGCCTGATGGGCGGCTATATCGCTTCTACGGCGAAGGTCATCGACGCGATCCGCTCCTACGCACCGGGCTTCATCTTCTCGACATCGCTTGCCCCGGTGATCTGCGCAGGCGCCATCGCCAGCGTTCGCCATCTCAAGCAGAGCAACGTGGAGCGCGAGAAGCATCAGCTCAATGCGGCGCTTCTCAAGGAGCGTCTCGCGCTCGAAAATCTGCCCGTCATGCATACGCCGAGCCACATCGTGCCTGTGCTCGTCGGCGACCCGGTGCAGTGCAAGCAGCTTACCGACCAGCTCCTCGACCGCTTTGGCATCTATGTTCAGCCGATCAATTACCCGACCGTGTCGCGCGGCACCGAGCGCATCCGGCTCACACCTGGACCTCTGCACACCGAGGCCCAGATGGAGCACCTGGTGAAATCTCTCCGCACCCTCTGGGACGAGATGGGCCTTCGCAACGGTTACGACTGGTGCCAGCTTTGGCGCGGCCGTATCGCGGTCGCCGGCCAGTTTGAACTGGGCGTCGCCGCTGGCGGCTGA
- a CDS encoding YciI family protein: MTTIYVAILTYVRPVEEIDAQMQAHVAWLRKGYEDGAFLASGRRVPRTGGVILAKGDSLEEVEARLNEDPFQRLGLATVEIIPFQASMAAEAFKAIL, from the coding sequence ATGACCACAATCTATGTAGCGATCCTGACCTATGTCCGGCCGGTCGAGGAAATCGACGCGCAGATGCAGGCGCATGTCGCATGGTTACGAAAAGGCTATGAGGACGGGGCGTTTCTAGCGTCGGGGCGGCGCGTACCGCGCACCGGCGGCGTCATCCTCGCCAAGGGAGATAGTCTCGAAGAGGTTGAAGCGCGGTTGAACGAAGATCCGTTCCAGCGCCTCGGCCTCGCCACGGTGGAAATCATCCCGTTCCAGGCAAGCATGGCCGCGGAGGCGTTCAAAGCTATCCTTTGA